One Lepus europaeus isolate LE1 chromosome 7, mLepTim1.pri, whole genome shotgun sequence DNA segment encodes these proteins:
- the UPK2 gene encoding uroplakin-2 has product MASPLPVWTLPSVLVLLDVLAPGAADFNISGLTGLLSPALTESLLVALPPCHLTGGNATLRVRRANDSQVVKSSFVVPPCRGRRELVSVVDSGAGFVVTRLSAYQVTNLVPGTRYYVSYLVTKGTSAESSREVPMSTLPRRNVESIGLGMARTGGMVVITVLLSVAMFLLVVGFITALALGARK; this is encoded by the exons atGGCATCTCCGCTGCCCGTCTGGACTTTGCCCTCGGTCCTGGTTTTGCTGGatgtcctggccccaggggctgcag ACTTCAACATCTCAGGCCTCACTGGCCTGCTGTCCCCGGCGCTAACGGAGAGCCTGCTGGTTGCTCTGCCCCCTTGTCACCTCACGGGAGGCAATGCGACGCTGAGGGTCCGCAGAGCCAATGACAGCCAAG TGGTGAAGTCCAGCTTTGTGGTGCCTCCGTGCCGCGGGCGCAGGGAGCTGGTGAGTGTGGTAGACAGTGGGGCTGGCTTCGTGGTCACTCGGCTCAGTGCATACCAGGTGACAAATCTCGTGCCAGGAACCAGATACTA TGTTTCCTACCTGGTGACGAAGGGGACATCCGCAGAGTCTAGCAGAGAGGTCCCAATGTCCACGCTTCCTC GAAGGAACGTGGAGTCCATTGGGCTGGGAATGGCCCGCACAGGGGGCATGGTGGTCATCACCGTGCTGCTCTCTGTCGCCATGTTCCTGCTGGTTGTGGGCTTCATCACGGCCCTGGCACTGGGCGCCCGCAAGTGA